In Eucalyptus grandis isolate ANBG69807.140 chromosome 4, ASM1654582v1, whole genome shotgun sequence, the following proteins share a genomic window:
- the LOC104441963 gene encoding serine/arginine-rich splicing factor 4-like translates to MNMDNKSVIKTSETTSAATQSISDPVLQSMHAIAWQQYEFEQSLLSRQLWSQQQAASMEVSIKAVALQAVVQANGISHVLKGGNNISKEEAVKEIQSDRVIEELKSSRKAPSWHSSASKLTSGSPMGHKNDLKEAETWPAEGCTSESHYKDDHLDHKDTYQETHGSRDRRNCSSDYRSHRLHRHRSRSRSKSRVRSRSRRRSRSRYVSRSPPKKYNKGRSRSRTRTWSRYRSRSPPKKHSRDEYYSHGPEDLKPKSTCHQQETHHTSSGGQTKSGNSHCDNCVQTLPATPWNCSSEQEKKDLLTKDADAHGVGKGGNDTWEAWPREKCI, encoded by the exons ATGAACATGGATAATAAATCAGTGATCAAGACTTCTGAGACAACAAGTGCAGCGACGCAATCTATTTCAGATCCTGTGCTGCAGTCCATGCATGCCATAGCTTGGCAGCAATATGAATTTGAACAATCACTATTGAGTCGGCAGCTGTGGTCTCAGCAGCAAGCTGCTTCCATGGAAGTGAGCATCAAAGCAGTTGCTTTACAAGCTGTGGTACAGGCCAATGGGATAAGCCACGTCTTGAAAGGGGGAAACAATATTTCCAAGGAGGAGGCAGTTAAGGAAATCCAGTCTGATAG GGTTATTGAAGAACTCAAGTCGAGCCGAAAGGCCCCATCTTGGCATTCTTCAGCATCGAAATTGACATCTGGCTCTCCTATGGGGCATAAGAATGACCTGAAGGAAGCAGAAACCTGGCCTGCTGAAGGCTGTACCAGTGAAAGTCATTATAAAGACGATCATTTGGACCATAAAGATACTTACCAAGAAACCCATGGATCTAGAGATAGGAGAAATTGCTCGTCTGATTACAGGAGTCATCGGCTGCATCGTCACAGAAGCAGGAGCAGGAGCAAGAGCCGGGTCAGAAGCAGAAGCAGGAGGAGGAGTAGGAGCAGATATGTGTCTAGATCACCACCCAAGAAGTACAACAAAGGTAGGAGCAGAAGCAGGACCAGGACTTGGAGCAGATATAGGTCCAGATCTCCGCCCAAGAAGCACAGCAGAGATGAATATTATTCTCATGGGCCTGAAGATCTCAAGCCTAAGTCAACTTGCCATCAACAGGAAACGCATCACACATCTTCAGGTGGTCAAACCAAGTCAGGTAATTCTCATTGTGATAATTGTGTCCAGACTCTTCCAGCAACCCCTTGGAATTGTTCCAGTGagcaggaaaagaaagatcTATTAACCAAAGACGCTGATGCTCATGGAGTTGGCAAAGGTGGAAATGATACATGGGAAGCGTGGCCTCGTGAGAAATGCATATGA
- the LOC120286067 gene encoding uncharacterized protein LOC120286067, producing MAEAREALRSTQVGLQDDPANSSLADLEKFQCRAFVELRLQEESFYCQKSRVKWLKEGDRNTKFFHHSMKNRQLNNHILSVKDPSDSIITDPFLVPQVFVSYFSKLLSPQVGLSKSSLQELKTFIYRPLSDAQCCSIACPVTNVEIKETLFSLTRGKAPGPDGFSVEFFKTNWGTVGSLVLEVVKDFFSSGYLLKERKASTYKKAEQQERAAKTGAAENRWQASGVIRGSGVQSGRQAGSCRGHARLPAEHKTGGGKKKRKRRTESRKQRGSLSERSDYRESLERERCWRESVETKEGSTVHRIPLPDTFLLERTEKEGPRGRGRPRRRLAVAGGPFFSRRPLQPFPLTSDLRSESRPFQDSKLASRFQEPLRNARNQLKPLIQALHKHESQKKCPGAFTPEQGKARGFNHYPVEEELSVAVNG from the exons ATGGCGGAAGCTAGAGAAGCTCTTCGCAGCACTCAAGTTGGTCTTCAAGATGATCCCGCTAATTCTTCTCTTGCAGATCTTGAGAAATTTCAGTGTCGTGCTTTTGTTGAACTGCGCCTCCAAGAAGAATCATTTTACTGTCAAAAGTCTCGGGTGAAATGGCTAAAAGAGGGTGATCGAAACACCAAGTTCTTTCACCACTCTATGAAGAATAGACAACTCAATAACCACATCCTTTCAGTGAAAGATCCATCCGACTCCATCATCACAGACCCTTTTCTTGTGCCACAAGTGTTTGTATCCTATTTCTCTAAGCTGCTTTCACCTCAGGTGGGTCTTTCTAAGTCTTCTCTTCAAGAGTTGAAGACATTCATCTACCGGCCACTCTCGGATGCGCAATGCTGCTCTATCGCCTGTCCAGTTACTAATGTCGAGATAAAGGAAACACTCTTCTCTCTTACAAGGGGTAAAGCCCCAGGTCCTGATGGTTTCTctgttgaatttttcaaaaccaaTTGGGGAACAGTCGGGTCACTCGTCTTAGAAGTAGTTAAGGACTTCTTTTCTTCAGGATATCTTCTAAAAGAGAG GAAGGCTTCAACTTATAAG AAGGCAGAGCAGCAGGAGAGAGCAGCGAAAACAGGGGCAGCAGAGAATCGGTGGCAGGCGAgcggcgtgatccgcgggtcggggGTGCAGTCCGGCCGGCAAGCTGGCAGCTGCAGAGGCCATGCGCGCTTGCCGGCCGAGCATAAAACCGGaggggggaaaaaaaagaggaagcgAAGAACAGAGAGCAGGAAACAGAGAGGGAGCTTGAGCGAGAGAAGCGATTACAGAGAGAGTTTGGAGCGAGAGAGGTGCTGGAGAGAGAGTGTCGAGACAAAGGAAGGTTCGACTGTGCACAGGATCCCGCTCCCCGACACCTTTCTTCTGGAACGCACAGAGAAAGAAGgaccgagagggagagggagaccAAGAAGGAGGTTGGCCGTCGCCGGAGGTCCGTTCTTCAGCCGCCGTCCGCTGCAGCCCTTTCCTCTAACCAG TGACTTGAGGAGCGAAAGTCGCCCATTTCAGGACTCAAAACTTGCATCCAGATTCCAAGAACCGCTCAGAAATGCACGCAATCAACTGAAGCCACTCATTCAGGCTCTACACAAGCACGAATCGCAGAAAAAATGTCCTGGCGCCTTTACTCCAGAACAGGGCAAGGCGAGGGGTTTCAACCATTACCCTGTCGAGGAAGAGCTCTCGGTCGCGGTTAACGGCTGA
- the LOC104441962 gene encoding uncharacterized protein LOC104441962, translating to MDKLLEFGRKALFYVRVLSGYEERRIRSFRLQVEKRLQQAQERKATLRKVPEQVILSEVRRMVEEMQALNKRLEETESAIEDYFKPIDKQAEAIMKMQLEGEERTMKEMVRTMQRQALLEREDLDKLANAKCADVDQHKQIPRKEEETRK from the exons ATGGATAAGCTATTGGAGTTTGGAAGGAAGGCTCTATTTTATGTGAGGGTCCTCTCTGGATATGAAGAACGGAGGATAAGATCTTTCAGACTGCAGGTTGAGAAGCGCCTTCAACAG GCTCAAGAAAGGAAGGCAACCTTAAGAAAGGTCCCTGAGCAAGTTATTTTGTCTGAGGTTCGTCGAATGGTTGAAGAGATGCAAGCTTTAAATAAAAGGCTGGAAGAAACT GAGTCTGCCATTGAAGATTACTTCAAGCCAATTGACAAGCAGGCTGAGGCAATCATGAAAATGCAGCTTGAGGGTGAGGAGAGGACAATGAAGGAGATGGTAAGAACCATGCAGAGACAAGCCTTGCTTGAGAGAGAGGACTTAGACAAATTGGCAAATGCGAAATGTGCTGATGTAGATCAACATAAGCAGATTCcaagaaaagaggaggaaacGAGAAAGTGA